Within Arthrobacter woluwensis, the genomic segment AGATGACCTCCACCGTGCTGCCGGCGTCGCGCAGTTCCTTGACCTGCGCATCAAGGTGCTGGCCCCACTCCAGGGGAGTGCGAGTGCGGCCGCCGAACGGGGAGAGGACCAGAAACCCGGGCATGGCCTGCGGCGAGGTCGGCGTTCTCATTGCGCCGGTAGCCGCCGTCGATGTATCGCTTGTCCCCGACGGGACAAGCGAAGCCGCTGGAAAACTGGCGGCCACGGCGTCGGCAAGGGACACGCCGCTGTCACGGGTGAAGACGGTGGGCTCGCCGGTGCTCGCGTCCACGGCGGTCAGCAGGATCCGTTGTTCCGGCCACTGCTGGCTCGGCAGGCGCGACGCGACCGTCTCCCGCCAGCGGGCGTGGACGTCCCGGTCGGAGGAAGCCGGAAGCTCCAGCGCGCCGGCACCCATCCGGCGTCGCATGTCGGCGGCGTCGTGGGAAGCGGAGATGATGCTGTCCGTGCGCTCCAGGTGATTGATGGTGGATCCTGCCAGCCGCGACGACCCGCTTCCGGCGGCTGAGGCCGGCGGACGGGAAGCGGTGTCAGGGAGGCCTCGTAGAGCTCGGCCGGATCCGCTCCGGTCAGTTGCGCGGCGGCCGTGGCGCCGGCGGAGGTGCCGATGATCAGATCGGCGTCGGTGACGGTGAGGCCCGCGTCGGCCAGGCCGGCGATCACGCCGAGGAGCCAGGCGTTGCCGGTGGACCCGCCCCTCCGAGTACGAGCGCGCGGCCGCCCGAAGGGTTGGAGGCGCGGGTGGCTGCGGGAGAATCAGAAGAAATGTCGTGATGCATGGGAGTCGCCTTTCGCGAAATGCCTGTGTGGCGCTCCCAGGGGCGGCTGCGTCAGCCGCGGAATCGTGGGCGGAGGGGAGCGCCCATTGCGGATACTGCGTACATGGGTCTCACCTCCTGTGATTCGTTCACGATCAGTGGAATCGTCGCATACCGACGACGGTGAAGCAACAGACGCGACTCAGCCGTGCCGGGTCTCCGCCAGCGCCACGAGCCCGAAGGCTCCCAGGGCCGTCCCCGTCACGCGGTCGATGACCTTGCGGAACCGGGGGCCGTCCAGCCAGCGCCGGAAGTAGTGTGCCGCCGTGATGATGAGCGTGAACCAGAGTGCCGCTTCCAGATTGCTGATGACGGAGAGCATGAGGCCCATCCAGAGGGGAGCGATGGTCGGGACGAGGAACTGGGGGATCACGGCCAGGCAGAACATCCCGTACTTGGGGTTCAGGATGTTGGACAGGAACCCTTTAACCCAGGTCTTCCCGAGGTGTTCGGGCGCCACGGTGGCCGGCCCGCCGGTGGTGTCGACGCTGCCCTCGCCCGTGGAAGGATGCACGCCAGAACGAGAAGGCGAGCCAGAGCATGTACCCGGCTCCGATGATGCGGAGGATGTCGTAGGCGACGGTCGAGACGGCCAGCAGCGCGGACACACCCGTGGCCGCGGCCACGCCCCAGATGAACGCGCCCGTGATCATGCCCAGCGCCGCGGTGTAC encodes:
- a CDS encoding LysE family translocator: MHPSTGEGSVDTTGGPATVAPEHLGKTWVKGFLSNILNPKYGMFCLAVIPQFLVPTIAPLWMGLMLSVISNLEAALWFTLIITAAHYFRRWLDGPRFRKVIDRVTGTALGAFGLVALAETRHG
- a CDS encoding LysE family translocator, whose translation is MTLEQSLLGFAALSVLITILPGTDTALVLRYALGRSRRHAYTAALGMITGAFIWGVAAATGVSALLAVSTVAYDILRIIGAGYMLWLAFSFWRASFHGRGQRRHHRRAGHRGARTPREDLG